From Bacillus sp. FSL K6-3431, the proteins below share one genomic window:
- a CDS encoding Gfo/Idh/MocA family protein: protein MIGKMTWTTPDGFLHRKSPGDQISHEVYLSLLDRKLEFHINFVFGKGENKMNMGDERMTLKVGIVGIGNIGSIHASVYKENPSVEIVAICDIIESKANEAVSKFGGKAFYSVKEMLDSGLELNLVSVCTKGEENGSEHFTPTMEILEAGIPVLGEKPISNNIEEGKQMVDLARSKKVPYAVNLNHRFTPAAERAKSWLEGDRLGKIHMINMRMWINNPVESSPWFHLRALHPHSFDVIRYFCGDVRRVAAFMMKGEGRSIWSNTQIILEFENGAIGNLVGSYDAGASYGLELCEVVGSKGRFVLEDACEQLTYYPRASIETESYSHLGGMRAFPETFKSRINSFVDQLTSGVPYDQIDGSGDDALKAQLIIEAAIQSWETGSIVDVKDMALISGGVQ from the coding sequence TTGATTGGAAAAATGACATGGACTACCCCTGACGGTTTTTTACATCGCAAAAGCCCAGGTGACCAAATCAGCCATGAAGTTTATCTTAGTTTACTCGATAGAAAACTAGAATTTCATATCAATTTTGTATTTGGAAAAGGTGAAAATAAAATGAATATGGGGGACGAACGGATGACTTTAAAAGTTGGGATTGTTGGTATCGGTAATATTGGGAGTATCCACGCATCTGTATATAAAGAAAATCCAAGCGTTGAAATCGTAGCTATTTGTGACATTATCGAATCAAAAGCTAATGAAGCCGTAAGTAAATTTGGTGGAAAAGCTTTCTATAGTGTGAAAGAAATGCTAGATAGTGGTCTTGAACTCAATCTTGTAAGCGTATGTACTAAAGGAGAGGAAAATGGTAGTGAGCATTTTACACCAACAATGGAAATATTAGAAGCGGGTATTCCTGTGCTCGGGGAAAAACCTATTTCTAATAATATTGAAGAAGGGAAACAAATGGTTGACCTTGCTAGAAGTAAGAAAGTACCATATGCTGTCAATCTTAACCATCGCTTTACACCTGCTGCTGAGCGAGCAAAATCATGGTTGGAAGGCGATCGTTTAGGCAAAATCCATATGATTAACATGAGGATGTGGATTAATAACCCAGTTGAAAGCTCCCCGTGGTTCCATTTGCGCGCTTTGCATCCTCATTCCTTTGATGTGATTCGTTATTTCTGTGGAGATGTAAGACGGGTTGCTGCATTTATGATGAAAGGGGAAGGGCGTTCTATTTGGTCTAATACGCAGATTATTTTAGAGTTTGAAAATGGGGCAATTGGAAATCTAGTTGGAAGCTATGATGCGGGTGCGAGCTATGGGCTGGAATTATGTGAAGTAGTAGGCTCTAAGGGCAGATTTGTCTTAGAGGATGCTTGTGAACAATTAACTTATTATCCACGAGCAAGTATTGAAACAGAAAGTTATAGTCATCTTGGCGGAATGCGTGCGTTTCCTGAAACATTTAAAAGCCGCATCAATTCCTTTGTAGATCAACTGACTTCAGGTGTCCCATATGATCAAATAGATGGATCAGGAGATGATGCTCTTAAAGCACAGTTGATTATAGAAGCAGCCATTCAATCATGGGAAACAGGATCCATTGTAGATGTAAAGGATATGGCACTTATTTCAGGAGGTGTACAATGA
- a CDS encoding phytanoyl-CoA dioxygenase family protein, translating into MLTSKQLKEFNECGFVKGDVILNDAEVERLREELDLVMDGKSVKKPVLNRNMLENDSEFAMKMAKKDTVVQIVNMWMASEAFLNHAANEILCEEVAQLCNTDTLRIWHDQVQYKPPIIGGPGDWHQDHPAWPIIQPASLVSAWVALDDAYIENGCMWMVPKSHQWGDQQKHLGSTPDFKPSHQQLDLLPEGANIEAVPFEIKKGQVGYHHCLTWHGSGPNLSQRKRRAIAVHYMPGHVRYEPTGSHPMEPFVTVKPGEFLTGDDFPVVYNKKPAISS; encoded by the coding sequence ATGTTAACTTCTAAACAATTAAAAGAATTCAATGAATGTGGATTTGTCAAAGGTGATGTGATTCTAAATGATGCTGAAGTTGAACGACTTCGCGAAGAACTAGACTTAGTCATGGATGGGAAATCAGTAAAAAAACCTGTTCTAAATCGGAATATGTTAGAGAATGATTCGGAATTTGCTATGAAAATGGCAAAAAAAGATACAGTCGTTCAAATCGTAAATATGTGGATGGCTAGTGAAGCTTTTTTAAACCATGCAGCCAACGAAATATTATGTGAAGAAGTGGCACAATTATGTAATACAGACACATTACGAATCTGGCACGATCAAGTTCAATACAAACCACCTATCATTGGAGGGCCAGGAGATTGGCACCAAGATCATCCCGCATGGCCGATTATTCAACCAGCATCACTTGTCAGTGCATGGGTTGCGCTTGACGATGCATATATAGAGAACGGCTGTATGTGGATGGTTCCTAAAAGCCATCAATGGGGCGATCAACAAAAACATTTAGGTAGTACGCCAGATTTCAAACCATCTCATCAACAGTTAGATCTTCTTCCAGAAGGAGCGAATATAGAAGCAGTCCCATTCGAAATAAAAAAGGGCCAAGTAGGTTATCACCACTGTTTAACTTGGCATGGAAGCGGACCTAATCTCTCCCAAAGAAAACGGCGCGCAATTGCAGTTCATTATATGCCAGGACATGTTCGCTACGAGCCAACAGGTTCACATCCAATGGAACCTTTCGTAACAGTAAAGCCGGGTGAATTTCTTACGGGTGATGATTTTCCAGTTGTCTACAATAAGAAACCCGCAATCAGTTCATAA
- a CDS encoding AraC family transcriptional regulator → MITTEYQSSEYMDTDEFPFWIQRCYHDASNVPPAHSHEFIELVFVVQGHAKHIFEGQSYQIKTNDVFIINPGEIHTFQIEQGVKFEIINCLFLPSLIHDSLLKELGVSQSMDYFYIHPFLDKSERFYHLINLGENNSSRFHSLLEGMMYEYNKESACYSTLIRLQLVELLIILSRIYNEKKMNINHAGKENESQILVQRIYGYLTRNFDQKISIPTLCHLFNISARHLNRLFKQETGRTVVEVLHSIRIGKAKQYLLESDDKVINVAIKVGYDDPAFFSRLFRRMVGCSPGKYKESAYSSIK, encoded by the coding sequence ATGATTACAACGGAATATCAAAGCAGTGAGTATATGGATACAGATGAATTTCCATTTTGGATTCAACGGTGTTATCATGACGCTTCAAACGTCCCACCAGCTCACTCTCATGAATTCATAGAATTAGTATTTGTAGTCCAGGGTCATGCCAAGCATATTTTTGAAGGTCAATCATATCAGATAAAAACAAATGATGTATTTATTATTAATCCAGGTGAGATCCATACGTTTCAAATTGAGCAAGGGGTAAAGTTTGAAATTATTAATTGCTTATTTCTCCCTAGTTTAATTCATGATTCTTTATTAAAAGAATTAGGCGTATCTCAATCCATGGATTATTTTTATATTCATCCATTCTTGGATAAGAGTGAACGATTTTATCATCTCATTAATTTAGGTGAAAATAATTCGAGTAGGTTTCACTCCTTATTAGAAGGGATGATGTATGAATATAACAAGGAAAGTGCATGTTATTCAACGTTAATTCGTTTGCAATTGGTAGAGTTATTAATTATCTTATCTCGAATTTATAACGAAAAGAAGATGAATATCAATCATGCAGGCAAAGAAAATGAGAGTCAAATACTGGTCCAGCGTATTTATGGTTATTTAACGAGAAACTTTGATCAAAAAATTTCTATCCCAACACTATGCCATTTATTTAATATTAGTGCTCGTCATTTAAATCGTCTATTTAAGCAAGAAACTGGACGGACTGTTGTTGAGGTACTCCATAGTATAAGAATTGGAAAAGCCAAGCAATACTTGTTGGAATCCGATGATAAAGTAATCAATGTCGCAATAAAGGTTGGGTATGACGATCCTGCTTTTTTTAGTAGGCTATTTCGAAGAATGGTTGGTTGCTCTCCAGGAAAATACAAGGAAAGTGCTTATTCTTCGATTAAATGA
- a CDS encoding sugar phosphate isomerase/epimerase family protein — MDVGVVSRSFPHLSNKETAELLSSEGFKWTELCFSQTDSNYWVYNGRSDLNALTNEQSRNIVETYRKNGIEVTAIGVFTNLLETDEEELKKNLDYFERLLEIASLNHIPFVSSECGFNLGNRGINADTYEADFQRLIESLKWLTKKAEKYSVSIALEPCVLDVVPSAKRTVDLINQVGSDRLKVLLDPANLIANNSEEEMFSYLSPHIAYFHGKDRKVNDTYGRVIGDGDIDWQVFLQLYHKYTEGKPFIMEYVNINNFCDVRDRIIRIDESAISIK; from the coding sequence ATGGATGTAGGTGTTGTATCGAGAAGTTTCCCGCATTTAAGTAATAAAGAAACAGCGGAGCTATTATCCAGTGAAGGTTTCAAATGGACAGAATTATGTTTTTCTCAAACCGATTCAAATTACTGGGTTTATAATGGACGATCAGATTTGAATGCGCTCACGAACGAACAAAGTAGGAATATAGTAGAAACGTATCGAAAGAATGGAATAGAAGTAACTGCAATTGGCGTGTTTACAAATTTACTGGAAACTGATGAAGAAGAATTGAAAAAAAACCTAGACTATTTTGAAAGATTACTGGAAATTGCGTCGCTGAATCATATTCCGTTTGTATCGAGTGAATGTGGATTTAATTTAGGAAATAGGGGGATTAATGCAGATACGTATGAAGCTGATTTTCAAAGACTTATTGAAAGTTTAAAATGGCTAACGAAGAAAGCAGAAAAATATAGTGTTTCGATCGCGCTTGAGCCATGTGTATTGGATGTTGTCCCGAGTGCAAAGCGTACAGTCGATTTAATTAATCAAGTTGGTTCTGATCGACTTAAAGTCCTATTGGACCCAGCCAATTTAATTGCCAATAATTCGGAAGAAGAGATGTTTTCTTATTTATCTCCACATATCGCCTATTTTCATGGAAAAGACCGTAAAGTAAATGACACATATGGTCGAGTAATAGGGGACGGGGATATTGATTGGCAAGTATTTTTGCAACTGTATCATAAATATACGGAGGGTAAACCTTTTATTATGGAATACGTTAATATAAACAACTTTTGTGACGTACGTGATCGTATTATTCGAATTGATGAAAGTGCCATTTCTATTAAATAA
- a CDS encoding sulfatase has translation MKKKPNVILFGIDSLRRDRMSSYGYERLTTPHIDKLAESGVLFENHFSPSIPTTPGYASMITGMDCFGTDVVALRHKGPLGNHVKTLPEILDGEGYNTTCIGFTGNPSSRGFQKYIDYEGWGPDETGRCPKAENLNNVAIPELKRLSSEDKPFFLFLRHMDPHSPYLPPGPYERIFYDGDECDPTNESLNNLKRFKPFADYITSWIPDGCTDSDYIDAQYDGAVAYMDACIQNILTTVDTLGIEEETLIIITSDHGETLNEHDCWYDHHGLYEHNLVVPLILKYPGKLPAGQRVSDFSLIKDLMPTVLELLEIETEIEFDGRNLMPMINEKKEGVSQVSEFYISECTWMRKHGWRTPEWKLIRALEPDIHFKAEIELYNIIKDPKELINLADQEPQIVNMLLGRMDAYIAKRESETGRANPMYTNLQWHGLDRGPFKTSQEAYDSMHIGSISNAQQLQEKDKEKDKNKEKDKEKEKEKV, from the coding sequence ATGAAAAAGAAACCAAATGTTATTTTATTTGGGATTGATAGTCTTCGTAGAGATAGAATGAGTTCCTATGGATATGAGCGTTTAACAACACCGCATATCGACAAGCTCGCTGAAAGTGGGGTTTTATTTGAGAACCACTTCAGTCCTAGCATTCCAACGACTCCTGGTTATGCTTCGATGATTACGGGGATGGATTGCTTTGGTACGGACGTAGTGGCACTTAGACATAAAGGCCCGTTAGGCAATCATGTGAAGACTCTTCCCGAGATTTTAGATGGTGAGGGATATAATACAACTTGCATAGGTTTTACTGGTAACCCTTCTTCCCGTGGATTTCAGAAATATATTGATTATGAAGGTTGGGGTCCAGATGAAACCGGCCGCTGTCCAAAAGCGGAAAACTTAAATAATGTCGCGATTCCTGAACTAAAAAGACTATCTTCAGAGGACAAACCATTTTTCTTATTTTTACGGCATATGGATCCACATTCACCTTATTTACCACCAGGTCCGTATGAAAGAATTTTTTATGATGGCGATGAATGTGATCCAACAAACGAATCATTAAATAATTTGAAGAGGTTTAAACCTTTTGCGGATTACATCACCTCCTGGATTCCGGACGGGTGCACAGATTCTGATTATATCGATGCGCAATATGATGGGGCAGTAGCTTACATGGATGCCTGCATTCAAAACATCCTTACGACAGTAGATACACTTGGCATAGAAGAAGAAACTTTGATCATCATTACATCTGACCATGGTGAAACCTTAAATGAACATGATTGTTGGTATGACCATCATGGTCTTTATGAGCATAATTTAGTCGTTCCGCTAATATTAAAATATCCTGGGAAATTACCTGCAGGGCAAAGAGTCTCAGATTTTTCACTGATAAAAGATTTGATGCCGACTGTTTTAGAGCTCTTAGAAATCGAAACTGAGATTGAATTTGATGGACGAAATCTTATGCCGATGATTAATGAAAAAAAAGAAGGAGTTTCACAGGTGTCAGAGTTTTATATTTCAGAATGTACATGGATGCGAAAACATGGCTGGCGGACACCGGAATGGAAATTAATTCGCGCACTTGAGCCAGATATTCACTTTAAAGCTGAAATTGAATTGTACAATATTATTAAAGATCCAAAAGAGCTAATAAACTTAGCTGACCAAGAGCCGCAAATTGTAAATATGCTCTTAGGTAGAATGGATGCTTATATTGCCAAACGCGAGAGTGAAACTGGGCGTGCGAATCCAATGTACACAAATTTACAATGGCATGGCTTGGATCGTGGTCCTTTTAAAACTTCGCAAGAAGCTTATGATTCAATGCATATCGGGTCGATTAGTAATGCACAACAATTACAAGAAAAAGATAAAGAAAAAGATAAAAATAAAGAAAAAGATAAAGAAAAAGAAAAAGAAAAAGTATAA
- a CDS encoding sugar phosphate isomerase/epimerase family protein — protein MMKLGVNSVLFKDFDFATAARQIALSGYDGVEISAIKGMCEHLVLDQWKEQADELRSIVKKHGLEFLSMEVASLDEERLTLAFEAAADIGIPIVNVGPGGKSGVEADLEQSIETLYRLSKKAESYGVTLCVKAHIGNAIYNTETTLRAMAEISAPAFGIDMDPSHIYRGNENPDEELPKVLSKVKHIHIRDCKGRTAGPGDIQNQACGRGDIDLYAYCKAMVDGNYSGPICLEVIGANNHSLADVSIVAAESYGYLNACLKALGARQPKLV, from the coding sequence ATGATGAAATTGGGTGTTAATTCCGTTCTATTTAAGGATTTTGATTTTGCCACTGCGGCAAGGCAAATTGCGTTAAGTGGGTATGATGGTGTAGAGATTTCCGCAATAAAAGGAATGTGTGAGCATCTTGTTCTTGATCAATGGAAAGAACAAGCGGATGAATTACGCTCGATTGTAAAGAAGCATGGTCTTGAATTTTTATCAATGGAGGTAGCCTCTTTAGATGAGGAACGTCTTACATTAGCTTTCGAGGCGGCGGCTGACATTGGTATACCAATTGTTAATGTTGGGCCAGGAGGAAAATCGGGTGTAGAGGCTGATCTTGAACAATCTATTGAAACTCTCTATAGATTATCGAAAAAAGCGGAGAGCTATGGTGTCACACTATGTGTTAAGGCCCATATTGGCAATGCCATATATAATACGGAGACAACACTTCGAGCGATGGCTGAAATTTCTGCACCTGCATTTGGAATTGATATGGACCCAAGTCATATATATCGTGGAAATGAAAATCCAGATGAGGAACTACCAAAAGTATTAAGTAAGGTAAAACATATTCATATTCGAGATTGTAAAGGTCGTACTGCAGGACCTGGTGATATCCAAAACCAAGCCTGTGGACGCGGAGATATTGATCTATATGCTTATTGTAAAGCAATGGTTGATGGTAACTATTCCGGTCCAATTTGCCTTGAAGTAATCGGAGCAAATAATCACTCATTGGCAGATGTTTCGATAGTTGCAGCCGAGAGTTACGGATACTTAAACGCATGTTTAAAGGCACTGGGTGCTAGACAACCGAAACTTGTATAG
- a CDS encoding ABC transporter ATP-binding protein — translation MDNKILEVQSMKKYFPIKKGFLKRTIGQVKAVDDVSFYVNAGETFGLVGESGCGKSTLGKSLLRAIEPSDGSVKFKNRHNEIVDVMELDQQDLRDTRRDMQLIFQDPYSSLNPRMTVLNIIGEPLICNKLAKGDELKEKVKHLMEIVGLNSRHLERYPHAFSGGQRQRIGIARALATNPKFLVCDEAVSALDVSIQAQIINLLKDLQKTFDLSYLFISHDLGVIQHISDRVGVMYVGKLVEMTTTEKLFSNPKHPYTEALLSAKPMPNPRLKKERIILKGEVANPANPPTGCYFHPRCPYAQEICKIEAPALTEINEGHHVACHFASELALKGTLAI, via the coding sequence ATGGATAATAAAATACTTGAAGTACAATCAATGAAAAAATACTTTCCAATCAAAAAGGGGTTTTTAAAAAGAACAATTGGACAAGTAAAAGCAGTGGATGATGTGTCATTTTATGTAAATGCAGGGGAGACATTTGGTCTTGTTGGAGAATCTGGTTGCGGAAAATCAACACTAGGGAAAAGCTTATTAAGAGCGATAGAACCGTCAGATGGATCTGTGAAATTTAAAAATCGTCATAATGAAATCGTGGATGTTATGGAACTAGATCAACAAGATTTACGAGATACTAGAAGGGATATGCAATTAATCTTTCAAGACCCTTATTCATCTTTAAATCCCCGTATGACAGTATTAAATATTATTGGAGAACCATTAATTTGTAATAAATTAGCAAAGGGTGATGAATTAAAGGAAAAAGTCAAACATTTAATGGAAATTGTTGGTTTGAATAGTCGACACCTTGAACGATATCCCCATGCATTTAGTGGTGGGCAAAGGCAAAGAATAGGAATTGCTCGTGCGTTGGCAACGAATCCAAAGTTTTTAGTATGTGATGAAGCCGTTTCAGCATTAGATGTATCTATACAAGCACAAATCATTAATCTTTTAAAGGACTTACAAAAAACATTCGATTTAAGTTATTTATTTATTTCTCATGATTTGGGGGTCATCCAACACATCTCTGATCGTGTAGGTGTTATGTATGTAGGGAAACTAGTAGAAATGACAACTACCGAAAAGTTGTTCTCTAATCCAAAGCATCCTTATACAGAAGCATTGTTATCGGCGAAACCAATGCCAAACCCGAGATTAAAAAAGGAGAGAATTATTCTTAAAGGAGAGGTAGCAAATCCAGCTAATCCACCAACAGGATGTTATTTCCATCCTCGATGTCCATATGCTCAAGAAATTTGCAAAATAGAAGCTCCCGCTTTAACCGAAATTAACGAAGGTCATCATGTCGCTTGCCATTTTGCAAGCGAGTTAGCTCTTAAAGGAACCCTTGCGATATGA
- a CDS encoding AraC family transcriptional regulator encodes MKEMEKIIDVGMFSLLRPTINFANKMTAGSDQAWGPRTIADCQLVYIVSGVATLTLGKDVIILHAGECVFYGSNSPHRLVASKNEPFTFMSIHFDWNTDHPYGTHPFHGIKNCSNADLNTAIPRYKLFVDDHGEVIFPHHFIMPNMESLFAQIVREYRFEEHGFPFILRGLFTQLLTFIIRHEINGSYLLGERRKIVPALEAIRKQPAINWSLSELADVCGYHPTYFSSIFKEITGFPPKQYLILERIRKAKQLLLEAKRVEDVALTLGYTSIHYFCRNFKSITGLTPTEYKLQSLEL; translated from the coding sequence ATGAAGGAAATGGAGAAAATAATTGATGTTGGTATGTTTTCATTACTTAGACCAACAATTAATTTTGCCAATAAAATGACAGCTGGGTCTGACCAAGCTTGGGGGCCAAGGACCATAGCAGATTGTCAATTAGTCTATATTGTTTCGGGGGTGGCCACACTTACACTTGGTAAGGATGTGATTATTTTACATGCGGGAGAATGTGTGTTTTATGGATCGAATAGTCCCCATAGATTAGTAGCTTCTAAGAATGAACCATTTACATTTATGAGTATTCACTTTGATTGGAACACAGATCATCCATATGGTACCCATCCATTTCATGGGATTAAAAATTGTTCGAATGCAGATTTGAATACAGCTATCCCTCGTTACAAATTATTTGTGGATGATCATGGAGAGGTGATTTTTCCACATCATTTTATTATGCCGAATATGGAAAGTTTATTTGCACAAATTGTTCGTGAATATCGATTTGAAGAACACGGATTTCCATTTATTCTTAGGGGATTGTTTACTCAGTTGCTGACATTTATTATAAGGCACGAAATAAATGGAAGTTATTTATTAGGAGAAAGAAGAAAAATAGTCCCTGCTTTAGAAGCCATTCGAAAGCAGCCTGCTATTAATTGGTCATTAAGTGAATTAGCTGATGTTTGCGGATATCATCCAACTTATTTTTCCTCCATATTTAAAGAAATAACTGGTTTCCCTCCAAAGCAATATTTAATACTTGAAAGAATTAGAAAGGCGAAACAATTATTACTTGAAGCGAAAAGGGTGGAAGATGTTGCCTTGACATTGGGATATACAAGCATTCACTACTTCTGTAGAAACTTTAAATCAATCACGGGTTTAACCCCGACAGAGTATAAGTTACAAAGCTTGGAATTATAA
- a CDS encoding Gfo/Idh/MocA family protein yields the protein MIKVAVVGVNNIGKLHCRYYKENQDVEFVAVCDLNKDLANLVANRYNVKAYTDLTEMLQAEEIDVVSIATGGKENGSHHYGPAMIAIENGKDVLVEKPLSNSIEEARELVEYARLKNVRLACNLNHRFVPTANRAKEWINNGELGTLLFLNMKLTIGNPNESSPWIHLRALHPHSIDVMRYFGGDIRRVQAFMTKAPGRSVWSTASINLEFASGAVGHLTGSYDMDNRHPIEYCEVAGTQGRFTIEDVYDRVTFYPHNSTELKVVRNSVLSGMNGFDETFKNRIQTFIAEIKSAIPPEQVTGSGAEALLAQQVIEAAIRSQMENGAVIEI from the coding sequence ATGATTAAAGTAGCAGTAGTAGGAGTAAATAACATAGGTAAACTTCATTGTCGCTATTATAAGGAGAATCAAGATGTAGAATTTGTCGCAGTTTGTGATTTAAACAAGGATTTGGCCAACTTAGTGGCGAATCGATATAATGTCAAGGCATATACAGATTTAACAGAAATGCTTCAAGCAGAAGAAATTGATGTTGTTAGCATTGCTACTGGTGGTAAAGAAAATGGTTCCCATCATTATGGTCCGGCTATGATCGCTATTGAAAACGGAAAAGATGTTTTAGTAGAAAAGCCGCTTTCTAATAGTATAGAAGAAGCCAGAGAATTGGTGGAATATGCTCGATTAAAAAATGTGCGCCTTGCATGTAATCTTAACCATCGTTTTGTTCCCACGGCAAATCGTGCGAAAGAATGGATTAATAATGGAGAACTCGGAACATTACTTTTTCTTAATATGAAATTAACGATCGGGAATCCAAATGAGTCAAGTCCATGGATACATTTAAGGGCACTTCATCCCCATTCAATCGATGTCATGCGTTATTTTGGTGGAGACATTAGGCGGGTGCAAGCATTTATGACTAAAGCACCTGGAAGATCCGTTTGGTCTACAGCATCTATCAACCTAGAATTTGCATCTGGGGCAGTAGGACATCTAACTGGAAGTTATGACATGGATAACCGGCATCCAATAGAATACTGTGAAGTCGCGGGAACGCAAGGTCGGTTTACGATTGAAGATGTTTATGATAGGGTGACCTTCTATCCCCATAATAGTACAGAATTGAAGGTAGTTCGTAACTCCGTATTGTCTGGAATGAATGGTTTTGATGAAACATTTAAAAATCGTATTCAAACATTTATAGCTGAGATAAAAAGTGCAATCCCGCCAGAACAAGTCACTGGTTCCGGGGCAGAGGCGTTGCTGGCTCAACAAGTCATCGAAGCAGCCATACGTTCCCAGATGGAAAATGGCGCAGTAATCGAAATCTAA
- the sat gene encoding sulfate adenylyltransferase, whose amino-acid sequence MNDTLQTISTIQPHGGVLINREVPISDRENMMKKASSLLSLTISAWSISDIELIAIGGFSPLIGFMGQEDYLSVVKEMRLANGLVWSIPITLSVTQEEADLMVIGQEIVLKGEDAEVYGFLSLEEKYVYDKDLEAKMIYGTTDTLHPGVRKVYEQGDVYLGGPIRLLNRPTHREFREFYKDPKETREMFARLGWKKVVGFQTRNPVHRAHEYIQKTALESVDGLLLNPLVGETKSDDVPAHIRMESYQVLLENYYPKDRVQLVIYPAAMRYAGPKEAILHALVRKNYGCTHFIIGRDHAGVGNYYGTYEAQQLVSQVEDEMGITIFNFEHAFYCTQCGNMGTSKTCPHDKEYHVHLSGTKVREMLRNGEKPPKEFSRPEVAEVLIKGMSEIKQSNHE is encoded by the coding sequence ATGAATGATACGCTACAAACTATATCAACTATTCAGCCTCATGGTGGTGTTTTAATCAATAGGGAGGTTCCTATAAGCGATAGAGAAAATATGATGAAAAAAGCAAGTAGTCTATTATCACTAACAATATCTGCCTGGAGTATCTCCGATATAGAATTAATTGCTATTGGAGGTTTCAGCCCCCTAATTGGCTTCATGGGGCAAGAAGATTATTTAAGTGTCGTGAAAGAGATGCGCTTAGCTAATGGCCTTGTATGGAGTATACCTATAACATTATCTGTTACGCAAGAAGAAGCCGATTTAATGGTAATTGGACAGGAAATTGTACTCAAAGGTGAAGACGCTGAAGTTTATGGTTTCTTATCGTTGGAGGAAAAATACGTTTATGACAAGGATCTAGAGGCGAAAATGATATATGGTACGACGGATACGTTGCATCCAGGAGTAAGGAAGGTATACGAGCAAGGTGATGTTTATTTAGGAGGGCCTATTCGGCTCTTAAATCGCCCAACACATAGGGAATTTAGAGAATTCTACAAGGATCCAAAGGAAACGAGAGAAATGTTCGCTCGTTTAGGGTGGAAAAAGGTGGTCGGTTTCCAAACGCGTAATCCCGTTCATCGAGCGCATGAGTATATTCAAAAGACTGCGTTGGAAAGCGTGGATGGCTTATTATTAAATCCATTGGTAGGGGAAACAAAATCAGATGATGTACCCGCACATATTCGGATGGAAAGCTATCAAGTGTTGCTCGAAAATTATTATCCGAAAGATCGTGTACAATTGGTGATTTATCCGGCAGCAATGCGTTATGCGGGTCCAAAAGAAGCGATCTTACATGCGTTGGTACGAAAAAATTATGGTTGCACCCATTTTATTATAGGACGAGACCATGCAGGTGTAGGCAATTATTATGGAACATATGAGGCACAGCAATTAGTTAGTCAAGTGGAAGATGAGATGGGAATTACTATTTTTAATTTTGAACATGCATTTTATTGTACACAATGTGGAAATATGGGCACATCTAAAACTTGTCCGCATGATAAGGAATATCATGTTCATTTAAGTGGAACGAAAGTGCGTGAAATGTTGCGTAATGGAGAAAAACCTCCAAAAGAATTTTCACGCCCTGAAGTGGCTGAAGTATTAATCAAAGGTATGAGTGAAATAAAACAAAGCAATCATGAGTGA